The following are from one region of the Bradyrhizobium sediminis genome:
- a CDS encoding enoyl-CoA hydratase yields the protein MEMLNPHCGVDRDPRGVVRLTICNAGSLNILGTPAINGVREGLEALADDKQIRVLVIAGQSEKSMIGGADIKEMAKLDQASAEKFITGLRDLCEAARAFPAPVIARMPGWCLGGGLEFAAACDFRIASHDAHFGMPEVRVGIPSVIHAALLPRLIGWGRARWLVMTAENIDAPTALAWGLIDVVAPSGGLDAAVETTVVALLECGPEALRAQKALLRQWEELPLKESVDLSIGVFGQSFLTGEPQRLMQGFINRKR from the coding sequence ATGGAAATGCTCAATCCCCATTGCGGCGTCGACCGAGACCCGCGCGGCGTCGTCCGCCTGACCATCTGCAATGCCGGCTCGCTCAACATCCTGGGCACCCCGGCCATCAACGGCGTTCGCGAAGGGCTGGAGGCACTTGCCGACGACAAGCAGATCCGCGTGCTGGTCATCGCCGGGCAAAGCGAAAAGAGCATGATCGGCGGCGCCGACATCAAGGAAATGGCGAAGCTCGATCAGGCCTCGGCGGAGAAATTCATCACCGGCCTGCGCGATCTCTGCGAGGCCGCGCGCGCGTTTCCGGCGCCGGTCATTGCGCGGATGCCGGGCTGGTGCCTCGGCGGCGGGCTCGAATTCGCCGCCGCCTGCGACTTCCGGATCGCCTCGCACGATGCCCATTTCGGCATGCCCGAAGTTCGCGTCGGCATCCCCTCGGTCATCCACGCAGCGCTGTTGCCGCGGCTGATCGGCTGGGGCCGCGCCCGCTGGCTGGTCATGACGGCGGAGAATATCGACGCACCCACCGCGCTGGCCTGGGGACTGATCGATGTGGTCGCGCCATCAGGCGGGCTTGATGCCGCGGTGGAGACGACGGTAGTGGCGCTGCTGGAATGCGGCCCCGAGGCGCTGCGCGCGCAGAAGGCGCTGCTCCGGCAATGGGAAGAACTGCCGCTGAAAGAATCCGTCGATCTCTCGATCGGCGTGTTCGGGCAATCCTTCCTGACCGGCGAGCCGCAGCGGTTGATGCAGGGTTTTATCAATCGCAAGCGGTAG
- a CDS encoding CoA-acylating methylmalonate-semialdehyde dehydrogenase gives MRLIGHFIGGREVKGTSGRTADVFEPMTGMVQAKVDLATKAELRAAVENAKAAQPEWGATNPQRRVRVLMKFLELVARDNDALAELLAREHGKTLPDAKGDILRGVEVVEFALGIPQLMKGEYTEGAGPGIDIYSMRQPLGVVAGITPFNFPAMIPMWKFAPAIACGNAFILKPSERDPGVPMRLAELMLEAGLPPGILNVVNGDKEAVDAILDDPDIRAVGFVGSSPIAQYIYERAAATGKRAQCFGGAKNHAIIMPDADMDQTVDALVGAGYGAAGERCMAVSVAVPVGKTTADRLMEKLIPRVENLKIGPSIDPTADFGPLVTKEALNRVRNYVEIGIKEGAKLAVDGRGFKMQGYENGFYMGGCLFDNVTKDMRIYKEEIFGPVLSVVRAHDYDEALRLPSEHDYGNGVAIFTRDGDAARDFAARVNVGMVGINVPIPVPVAYYTFGGWKRSGFGDLNQYGPDSVRFYTKTKTVTSRWPSGVKEGAEFSIPTMK, from the coding sequence ATGCGCTTAATCGGACATTTCATCGGCGGCCGCGAGGTCAAGGGCACATCGGGGCGGACGGCCGACGTTTTCGAGCCGATGACCGGTATGGTCCAGGCCAAGGTCGATCTGGCCACCAAGGCCGAGCTGCGCGCCGCCGTCGAGAACGCCAAGGCCGCGCAGCCGGAATGGGGCGCCACCAACCCGCAGCGCCGGGTTCGCGTTCTCATGAAATTCCTCGAGCTGGTGGCGCGTGACAATGATGCCCTGGCCGAATTGCTCGCCCGCGAACATGGCAAGACCCTTCCCGACGCGAAGGGCGACATTCTGCGCGGCGTCGAGGTGGTGGAGTTCGCTCTCGGCATTCCGCAATTGATGAAGGGTGAATATACCGAAGGCGCTGGCCCGGGCATTGATATCTATTCGATGCGCCAGCCTTTGGGAGTCGTCGCCGGCATTACACCGTTCAATTTTCCGGCGATGATTCCGATGTGGAAATTCGCGCCCGCGATCGCCTGCGGCAATGCCTTCATCCTGAAGCCATCGGAACGAGACCCCGGCGTGCCGATGAGGCTCGCAGAACTGATGCTGGAGGCGGGGCTCCCGCCGGGCATCCTCAACGTGGTCAACGGCGACAAGGAAGCGGTCGACGCCATCCTCGACGATCCCGACATCCGTGCCGTCGGCTTCGTCGGCTCTTCGCCGATTGCGCAGTATATCTATGAACGGGCAGCGGCGACCGGCAAGCGCGCACAATGCTTTGGCGGCGCCAAGAACCACGCCATCATCATGCCTGACGCCGACATGGATCAGACCGTGGACGCGCTGGTCGGCGCCGGATACGGCGCTGCGGGCGAGCGCTGCATGGCCGTATCGGTGGCGGTTCCCGTTGGCAAGACCACGGCCGACCGGCTGATGGAAAAGCTGATTCCGCGCGTCGAGAATCTGAAGATCGGGCCCTCGATCGATCCAACTGCCGATTTCGGTCCGCTTGTGACCAAGGAGGCACTCAATCGCGTCAGGAACTACGTCGAGATCGGCATCAAGGAGGGCGCCAAACTCGCCGTCGACGGCCGCGGCTTCAAGATGCAGGGCTATGAGAACGGCTTTTACATGGGTGGTTGTCTGTTCGACAACGTCACCAAGGACATGCGAATCTACAAGGAAGAGATTTTCGGTCCTGTGCTGTCGGTCGTGCGCGCCCATGATTACGATGAGGCGCTGAGACTGCCGTCCGAACACGACTACGGCAACGGCGTGGCGATCTTCACGCGCGATGGCGACGCCGCGCGCGACTTCGCGGCCAGGGTCAATGTCGGCATGGTCGGGATCAACGTGCCGATCCCGGTGCCGGTCGCCTACTACACCTTCGGCGGCTGGAAGCGTTCCGGTTTCGGCGATCTCAATCAATATGGCCCGGATTCCGTGCGCTTCTACACCAAGACCAAGACGGTGACTTCGCGCTGGCCGTCCGGCGTCAAGGAAGGCGCGGAGTTCTCGATTCCGACCATGAAGTAG
- a CDS encoding TetR/AcrR family transcriptional regulator, which translates to MRYSREHKLETHARIVKKASVRLREKGAHGIGVADLMKEAGLTHGGFYAHFDSREALVIEAFGYAMDRSTEHWRKLAAATAPEKRLAAIVDSYLTSLHRDDPGHGCSLTALGAEIARESPKARKAFAAKLEEMIDMLAAQLPELTRKAARKQAISALATMVGTLVLARIAGTGEFSNEILGAGREATLGRAAPAKPAARKSRSN; encoded by the coding sequence ATGCGCTATTCCAGGGAACACAAGCTCGAGACCCACGCCCGGATCGTGAAGAAAGCCTCGGTGCGGCTTCGCGAAAAGGGTGCGCACGGCATCGGCGTCGCCGACCTGATGAAAGAGGCCGGGCTGACCCATGGCGGGTTCTACGCCCACTTCGATTCCCGGGAAGCGCTGGTGATCGAGGCCTTCGGCTATGCGATGGACCGCTCGACCGAGCACTGGCGCAAGCTTGCCGCAGCGACGGCGCCGGAAAAGCGGCTGGCGGCGATCGTGGATTCCTATCTGACCTCGCTGCATCGCGACGATCCCGGCCATGGCTGCTCGCTGACAGCGCTGGGCGCGGAAATCGCCCGTGAGAGCCCGAAGGCCCGCAAGGCGTTCGCGGCCAAACTGGAGGAGATGATCGACATGCTGGCGGCGCAGCTTCCGGAACTGACGCGCAAGGCCGCGCGCAAGCAGGCGATATCAGCGCTAGCGACCATGGTGGGCACGCTGGTGCTGGCCCGCATCGCCGGCACCGGGGAGTTCTCCAATGAAATTCTGGGCGCCGGGCGCGAGGCCACGCTGGGCCGCGCGGCGCCGGCGAAGCCTGCGGCGAGGAAATCCCGGTCGAATTAG
- a CDS encoding LysR family transcriptional regulator → MQDQGGTIDWDDFRFVLAIVRGGSVSAAAKQLGVDHATVIRRVDRLERHLSAKLFDRRKSGYLLTEAGQRVADSAEAMESTIVANQEAVGGSRAHLTGAVRIGAPDGFGSHFLASRLVRFTERYPDLDLQLVATARLFSLSKREADIAISLSMPKEGRIVGRKLLDYSLGLYAAPAYLDRFPEIATRSDLPRHRFVGYIEDLLFTPELDYLPQVSPKISAKFRSANLIAQLNATIAGFGIAVLPHFMATTHPELRPVLPDEISISRTFWLLMHADSKDLARIRAVADYIYETVESERSLFNRPT, encoded by the coding sequence ATGCAGGATCAAGGCGGCACGATCGATTGGGATGACTTCCGCTTCGTGCTGGCCATCGTGCGCGGCGGATCGGTCTCCGCGGCTGCCAAACAACTCGGCGTCGATCATGCCACAGTGATCCGGCGCGTCGACCGGCTGGAACGCCACCTTTCGGCAAAGCTGTTCGACCGCCGCAAGAGCGGATACCTCTTGACCGAAGCCGGCCAGCGCGTCGCCGACAGCGCGGAGGCGATGGAATCGACCATCGTCGCCAACCAGGAGGCGGTCGGCGGGTCGCGCGCCCACCTGACCGGCGCCGTGCGGATCGGCGCGCCCGACGGCTTCGGCAGCCACTTCCTGGCCTCGCGGCTGGTGCGGTTCACCGAGCGCTACCCGGATCTCGACCTGCAACTCGTCGCCACGGCCCGGCTGTTCAGCCTGTCGAAACGCGAGGCCGACATCGCGATCAGCCTGTCGATGCCGAAGGAAGGCCGGATCGTCGGGCGCAAGCTGCTCGACTACAGCCTCGGGCTCTATGCCGCGCCGGCCTATCTCGATCGTTTCCCTGAAATCGCAACGCGCAGCGATCTGCCCCGGCACCGCTTCGTCGGCTACATCGAGGACTTGCTGTTCACGCCCGAGCTGGACTATCTGCCGCAGGTCTCGCCGAAGATTTCGGCCAAATTCCGCAGCGCCAATCTGATCGCGCAGCTCAACGCCACCATCGCCGGATTCGGGATTGCGGTGCTGCCGCACTTCATGGCGACCACGCATCCCGAACTACGGCCGGTGTTGCCGGACGAAATCTCGATCTCGCGCACCTTCTGGCTTCTGATGCACGCCGACAGCAAGGACCTGGCGCGGATTCGCGCCGTCGCCGATTACATTTACGAGACGGTGGAGAGCGAGCGGTCGCTGTTCAACCGGCCAACCTAA
- a CDS encoding enoyl-CoA hydratase/isomerase family protein — translation MNQPARAEQTESSEVLYDVDDGIAVITLNAPERMNTISGPMLNDLTRLLIRANEDRAVRCVILTGNGRAFCAGLDLRKERSGDGISAASSSTSLDLRNTPPTVLQAMDKPTICAVNGGAAGYGMDTALGCDIRIMAESAKLAAAFVKRGVVPESGGTWFLPRMIGWAKASELIFTGRTLSARECLDWGLANEVVPDAELMRRARAVAREIAANAPLAVQAAKRMMRMGLNETFPDHVHHVYLQLLPLFKTQDMHEGIKAFMEKREPKFEGR, via the coding sequence ATGAATCAACCCGCACGCGCCGAGCAGACCGAATCCAGCGAAGTCCTGTACGACGTCGATGACGGCATTGCGGTCATCACGCTCAATGCGCCCGAGCGCATGAATACGATCTCCGGGCCGATGCTGAACGACCTCACGCGGCTCCTGATCAGGGCCAACGAGGATAGAGCGGTGCGGTGCGTCATCCTGACCGGCAACGGCCGCGCCTTCTGCGCCGGCCTCGATCTGCGCAAGGAGCGCAGCGGGGACGGGATCAGCGCGGCGTCCTCGTCGACGTCGCTCGATCTGCGCAACACCCCACCGACGGTGCTGCAAGCGATGGACAAGCCGACGATCTGCGCAGTCAATGGCGGCGCGGCCGGCTACGGCATGGACACCGCGCTCGGCTGCGACATCCGCATCATGGCGGAGTCGGCAAAGCTCGCGGCGGCCTTCGTCAAGCGCGGCGTGGTGCCGGAGTCCGGCGGCACCTGGTTCCTGCCGCGGATGATCGGCTGGGCCAAGGCTTCCGAACTGATCTTCACCGGACGCACGCTCAGCGCGCGCGAATGCCTCGATTGGGGCCTCGCCAACGAGGTGGTGCCGGACGCGGAACTGATGAGGCGGGCGCGCGCCGTGGCGCGCGAGATCGCGGCCAATGCGCCGTTGGCGGTGCAGGCCGCCAAGCGGATGATGCGAATGGGGCTCAACGAGACCTTTCCGGACCATGTGCATCACGTCTATCTGCAGCTCCTGCCGCTGTTCAAGACGCAGGACATGCACGAAGGCATCAAAGCCTTCATGGAGAAACGCGAGCCGAAATTCGAGGGCCGCTGA
- a CDS encoding enoyl-CoA hydratase/isomerase family protein, whose translation MTAATAAAGAPEPDLIARREGAVGVIRLNRPKAINAVTLEMFRDVDKALDLFEADPAVGVILLEGAGERGLCAGGDIRALWESSKVKGDLGKILWREEYILNARIARFAKPYVSFMDGIVMGGGVGLSAHSSHRVVTERTKLAMPEVGLGFFPDVGGTWLLARSPGEVGTYFGLTGQTMNGPDAVYAGFADAVVPSGKLAALREALTKLRPGATAAEVKGVIDGFASGETAGPVAAIEPQIDRWFGFDRMQDIVAALQADSSELAQSTLKTLNEKSPRGMVVALKLLRLARTASSLEQCLVREYRAALEVFASDDFREGVRAAVIDKDRSPKWSPARIDDVTPEMVAPYFAEIGADELKL comes from the coding sequence ATGACGGCGGCGACTGCCGCTGCCGGGGCGCCGGAGCCCGACCTGATCGCACGGCGCGAGGGCGCCGTCGGCGTGATCCGGCTCAACCGGCCGAAGGCGATCAACGCGGTGACGCTGGAGATGTTTCGCGACGTCGACAAGGCGCTCGACCTATTCGAGGCAGATCCCGCGGTCGGCGTGATCCTGCTGGAAGGCGCCGGCGAGCGCGGCCTCTGCGCCGGCGGCGACATCCGCGCGCTCTGGGAGAGCTCGAAGGTCAAAGGCGATCTCGGCAAGATCCTGTGGCGCGAGGAGTACATTCTCAACGCCCGCATCGCCAGGTTCGCAAAACCCTATGTGTCCTTCATGGACGGCATCGTGATGGGCGGCGGCGTCGGGCTGTCCGCGCACAGCAGTCATCGCGTCGTCACCGAGCGGACCAAGCTCGCGATGCCGGAAGTCGGCCTCGGCTTCTTCCCGGATGTCGGCGGCACATGGCTGCTGGCGCGCTCGCCGGGCGAGGTCGGCACCTATTTTGGGCTCACCGGCCAGACCATGAACGGTCCCGACGCGGTATATGCCGGGTTCGCCGATGCGGTGGTGCCGTCAGGCAAACTGGCTGCCCTGCGCGAGGCGCTGACGAAGCTTCGTCCCGGCGCGACGGCGGCGGAGGTCAAGGGCGTGATCGATGGTTTCGCGAGCGGCGAGACCGCGGGGCCGGTTGCCGCGATCGAGCCGCAGATCGACCGCTGGTTTGGCTTTGATCGGATGCAGGATATCGTCGCCGCGCTGCAGGCGGATAGCTCGGAACTGGCGCAATCGACGCTGAAGACATTGAACGAGAAGTCGCCGCGCGGCATGGTGGTGGCGCTGAAACTGCTGCGGCTGGCGCGGACGGCGTCCTCGCTGGAACAATGCCTGGTGCGGGAATATCGCGCCGCGCTGGAAGTATTCGCCAGCGACGATTTTCGCGAAGGCGTGCGCGCCGCGGTGATCGACAAGGACCGTAGCCCGAAATGGTCGCCGGCTCGGATCGATGACGTGACGCCCGAAATGGTGGCGCCTTACTTCGCCGAGATCGGCGCCGACGAACTCAAGCTTTAG
- a CDS encoding PaaI family thioesterase, which translates to MIVIYNQGEPMTVADSIDTAESTDLFTAARRRERVVDWQTPGPVAKAAAGMSGLETMRAIRDGILPEPPMARLIDFRLRVAEPGWIVMELEPHEALENTIGLLHGATAAALLDTAMGCAISTMLPAGQGAVTLDLKLSYLRPLSVKSGTISAEGRLIKLGRQTSYAEGSVRDGSGNLAVHATATFSMVGEASRTK; encoded by the coding sequence ATGATCGTCATCTATAACCAGGGGGAGCCCATGACCGTGGCCGACAGCATTGATACGGCGGAATCCACCGACCTTTTCACGGCGGCGCGGAGGCGGGAACGGGTGGTGGACTGGCAGACGCCGGGGCCGGTGGCGAAGGCGGCCGCCGGGATGTCGGGGCTGGAGACGATGCGGGCGATCCGCGACGGCATCCTGCCGGAGCCGCCGATGGCCCGGCTGATCGATTTTCGGCTGCGCGTCGCCGAGCCCGGCTGGATCGTGATGGAACTGGAGCCGCACGAGGCGCTCGAAAACACCATCGGGTTGCTGCATGGGGCGACCGCAGCGGCCTTGCTCGACACCGCCATGGGCTGCGCGATCTCCACCATGCTGCCGGCCGGGCAGGGCGCGGTCACCCTCGACCTGAAGCTCAGCTATCTGCGGCCGCTGTCGGTCAAGTCGGGTACGATTTCCGCTGAGGGAAGGCTTATCAAGCTCGGCCGCCAGACCAGCTATGCCGAAGGCTCGGTCCGCGACGGCAGCGGCAATCTAGCAGTGCACGCGACAGCGACGTTCTCGATGGTCGGCGAAGCCTCTCGAACCAAATAA
- a CDS encoding acetyl-CoA C-acyltransferase, translating to MAAASDPVVIVSAARTPLGRFMGELSPFSAHQLGSHVIGAALERAKLSPERIDEVLMGCVLPAGQGQAPARQAARGAKLPDATGATTINKVCGSGMKATMLAHDIIHAGSADIVLSGGMESMTNAPYLLAKARGGYRAGHDRIIDHMMMDGLEDAYETGRSMGDFGEATAEAYQFTRGDQDAYAMETLTRARKAVEGGAFRAEIAPITVTEKTGPRVIANDEHPLKVDPAKIPGLKPAFRAGGTITPAASSANADGAAALILAKRSLADRNGLPALAEIKGHATHSQEPQWFTTAPIPAIRKLLDKLGWSAGDVDLFEINEAFAVVAMAAQRDLGIPRDRLNINGGACALGHPIGATGARLIVTLLHALEAQNLKRGVAALCIGGGEATAIAVERIVH from the coding sequence ATGGCCGCAGCTTCCGATCCCGTCGTTATCGTTTCCGCCGCCCGCACTCCGCTCGGCCGGTTCATGGGCGAGTTGTCGCCGTTCAGCGCTCACCAGCTCGGCTCCCACGTGATCGGCGCCGCACTGGAGCGCGCGAAATTGTCGCCGGAGCGGATCGACGAAGTGCTCATGGGCTGCGTGCTGCCGGCCGGTCAGGGCCAGGCCCCGGCGCGGCAGGCCGCGCGCGGCGCCAAGCTGCCGGATGCGACCGGTGCGACCACCATCAACAAGGTCTGCGGTTCCGGCATGAAGGCCACGATGTTGGCGCATGACATCATCCATGCCGGCTCCGCCGACATCGTATTGTCCGGCGGCATGGAAAGTATGACCAACGCGCCCTACCTGCTGGCAAAGGCGCGCGGCGGTTACCGCGCCGGCCATGACCGCATCATCGATCACATGATGATGGACGGGCTGGAGGACGCCTATGAGACCGGCCGCTCGATGGGCGATTTCGGCGAGGCCACGGCGGAAGCCTATCAATTCACCCGCGGAGATCAGGACGCCTACGCCATGGAAACGCTGACCCGCGCCCGCAAGGCGGTCGAAGGCGGCGCGTTCAGGGCCGAGATCGCGCCGATCACGGTCACCGAAAAGACCGGCCCGCGCGTTATCGCCAATGACGAACATCCGCTCAAGGTCGATCCCGCCAAGATTCCCGGGTTGAAGCCGGCATTCCGCGCGGGTGGCACCATTACCCCGGCCGCCTCGTCGGCCAATGCCGACGGCGCTGCCGCGCTGATCCTCGCGAAGCGCTCGCTCGCCGACCGCAACGGCCTCCCGGCACTGGCCGAGATCAAGGGCCACGCCACCCACAGCCAGGAACCGCAATGGTTCACCACTGCGCCGATCCCGGCGATCCGGAAATTGCTCGACAAGCTCGGCTGGAGCGCCGGCGATGTCGATCTGTTCGAGATCAACGAGGCCTTTGCCGTGGTGGCGATGGCCGCGCAGCGCGATCTCGGCATCCCCCGCGACAGACTCAACATCAACGGCGGCGCCTGCGCGCTCGGCCATCCGATCGGCGCCACCGGCGCCCGCCTGATCGTCACGCTGCTGCATGCGCTGGAAGCGCAGAACCTGAAACGCGGCGTCGCCGCGCTCTGCATCGGCGGCGGCGAAGCCACCGCCATCGCCGTGGAGCGCATCGTCCACTGA
- a CDS encoding FAD-dependent monooxygenase has protein sequence MRPAGKGPLDSLYFHYPTFPARHVPELDGLAARHPVVIVGAGPIGMTAALVLVRHGIRSVLLDRKDTFNDGSRAICIARPSMHILERIGAVKPFVEKALGWRFGRSYYRGEQIFRLEMPCPPGEKYLPMYNLQQQYIEKFLHDAVAACDLVDMRWQSEVAGIECRNDGVSLSVSSPAGDYRLDADYVLAADGARSPVRSQLGLRLKGENYEGKYVIADIRMDHDFPTERRAFFEPSGNPGGTVLIHKQPDDIWRVDYQLREGESEEEALREENIRARVGAILRDIDHDKPWELEWWSIYSANTLCLDDYRHGRVFFIGDAAHIVPIFGVRGLNNGLADADNLGWKLAAVLKGEADETLLDSYSPERRGATLDVFANATKSTRFMTPPTRGWRLAREAVLSLSLKHEFPRGLANPRQMQPYTYSESPLTPYTRRDAEFVAGPVSGSVSPNARLADGNYLLDRAGDGLTAILFGDGAANAEQAELLNQLGKLDRRFVALRIQRQGSAATAGAIADADGEIARLFDAQPGTLYLLRPDLHIAGRWKTIAADEVLHTASLCLGRTAP, from the coding sequence ATGAGACCTGCCGGCAAAGGGCCGCTCGATTCGCTCTATTTTCACTATCCGACCTTCCCGGCCCGGCATGTCCCCGAGCTCGACGGCCTCGCGGCGCGTCATCCGGTCGTGATCGTCGGCGCCGGCCCGATCGGCATGACCGCGGCGCTGGTGCTGGTGCGACACGGAATCCGCAGCGTGCTTCTCGACCGCAAGGACACGTTCAACGACGGCAGCCGCGCCATCTGCATCGCGCGGCCGAGCATGCATATCCTGGAGCGCATCGGGGCGGTCAAACCCTTCGTCGAAAAGGCACTGGGCTGGCGCTTCGGCCGCAGCTACTACCGCGGCGAGCAGATCTTCCGGCTGGAGATGCCGTGTCCGCCCGGCGAGAAATACCTGCCGATGTACAATCTGCAGCAGCAATATATCGAAAAGTTCCTGCACGACGCGGTCGCAGCCTGCGACCTCGTCGACATGCGCTGGCAGAGCGAGGTCGCTGGCATCGAATGCCGCAACGACGGCGTGTCGCTCAGTGTTTCGTCCCCCGCCGGCGACTACCGCCTTGATGCAGATTACGTGCTCGCCGCCGACGGCGCGCGCTCGCCGGTTCGCTCACAGCTGGGCCTGCGCCTGAAGGGCGAGAACTACGAAGGCAAATATGTCATCGCGGATATCCGCATGGATCACGACTTTCCGACCGAGCGCCGCGCCTTTTTCGAGCCGAGCGGCAATCCCGGCGGCACCGTGCTGATCCACAAGCAGCCCGATGATATCTGGCGGGTGGACTACCAGCTCCGCGAAGGCGAGAGCGAGGAAGAGGCCTTGCGCGAGGAGAACATCCGCGCCCGCGTCGGCGCCATCCTCAGGGATATCGACCACGACAAGCCGTGGGAACTGGAGTGGTGGAGCATCTATTCCGCCAACACACTGTGTCTCGACGACTACCGCCACGGCCGGGTGTTCTTCATCGGCGACGCCGCCCATATCGTGCCGATCTTCGGAGTGCGCGGTCTCAACAACGGCCTGGCCGACGCCGACAATCTCGGCTGGAAGCTCGCAGCCGTGCTCAAGGGCGAGGCGGACGAAACACTGCTCGACAGCTACTCGCCGGAGCGGCGCGGCGCCACGCTGGATGTGTTCGCCAACGCCACTAAGAGCACCCGTTTCATGACCCCGCCGACCCGCGGCTGGCGGCTGGCGCGGGAAGCGGTGCTCTCGCTCAGCCTGAAGCACGAATTTCCTCGCGGCCTCGCCAATCCCAGGCAGATGCAGCCCTACACCTATTCGGAAAGCCCGCTGACACCCTATACCCGCCGCGATGCGGAGTTTGTGGCCGGACCGGTCAGCGGCAGCGTCTCGCCCAACGCCAGGCTGGCCGACGGCAACTATCTTCTGGATCGCGCCGGCGATGGCCTGACCGCGATCCTGTTCGGCGACGGCGCGGCGAATGCCGAACAGGCCGAACTTCTCAACCAACTTGGCAAGCTCGACCGGCGCTTCGTTGCATTACGGATTCAACGCCAGGGCTCCGCGGCCACGGCGGGAGCGATTGCCGATGCGGATGGCGAAATCGCCCGGCTGTTCGATGCGCAGCCGGGAACGCTCTATCTGCTGCGTCCGGACTTGCACATTGCCGGGCGCTGGAAGACCATCGCTGCCGACGAAGTCCTGCACACTGCGAGCCTTTGTCTGGGGAGAACAGCGCCATGA
- a CDS encoding isobutyryl-CoA dehydrogenase codes for MQFALNEDQIAVRDMARDFAAEKIAPHAIRWDEEKHFPVDVMREAAGLGIGGVYIRDDVGGSDMTRFDAALIFEALAQGCPTVSAFISIHNMASWMIDAYGNDAQRRKWLPKLCTMELLASYCLTEPGSGSDAAALRTRAVRDGDHYVLNGQKQFISGAGKGDLYVVMVRTGGDGPGGISTLVIEGDTPGLSFGANERKMGWNAQPTRAVIFENARVPAENRLGDEDIGFKIAMAGLDGGRINIAACSLGGAQSALDKSLAYMKERKAFGKRLDEFQALQFRLADMATELEAARTFVWRAAAALDRKDADATMLCAMAKRFGTDVGFEVANQALQLHGGYGYLSEYGIEKIVRDLRVHQILEGTNEIMRLIVSRKLIEGAR; via the coding sequence ATGCAGTTCGCTCTCAACGAGGACCAGATTGCGGTTCGCGATATGGCGCGGGATTTTGCCGCGGAAAAAATCGCGCCGCATGCGATCCGCTGGGACGAGGAGAAGCATTTTCCGGTCGACGTGATGCGCGAGGCCGCCGGCCTCGGCATCGGCGGCGTCTATATCCGGGACGACGTCGGCGGCTCTGACATGACGCGGTTCGACGCCGCGCTGATCTTCGAGGCGCTGGCACAGGGCTGTCCGACGGTGTCGGCCTTCATCTCGATCCACAACATGGCCTCGTGGATGATCGACGCCTATGGCAACGACGCGCAGCGCCGGAAATGGTTGCCGAAGCTCTGCACCATGGAATTGCTGGCGAGCTACTGCCTGACCGAGCCGGGCTCCGGATCGGATGCCGCGGCGCTGCGCACCCGCGCGGTGCGCGACGGCGACCATTATGTGCTGAACGGCCAGAAGCAGTTCATCTCCGGCGCCGGCAAGGGCGATCTCTATGTGGTGATGGTACGGACCGGCGGCGACGGGCCCGGCGGCATCTCGACGCTGGTGATCGAGGGCGACACGCCGGGGCTGTCGTTCGGCGCCAACGAACGCAAGATGGGCTGGAACGCGCAGCCGACCCGCGCGGTGATTTTCGAGAACGCGCGGGTGCCGGCCGAGAACCGGCTCGGCGACGAGGACATCGGTTTCAAGATCGCGATGGCCGGGCTCGATGGCGGCCGCATCAATATCGCGGCCTGTTCGCTCGGCGGCGCGCAATCGGCGCTCGACAAGTCGCTCGCCTATATGAAAGAGCGGAAAGCCTTCGGCAAACGCCTCGACGAATTCCAGGCGCTGCAGTTTCGCCTCGCCGACATGGCGACCGAACTGGAGGCGGCGCGGACCTTTGTCTGGCGCGCGGCGGCGGCGCTCGACCGCAAGGATGCGGACGCCACCATGCTGTGCGCCATGGCCAAACGCTTCGGCACCGATGTCGGCTTCGAAGTCGCCAACCAGGCGCTGCAACTGCACGGCGGTTACGGCTACCTCAGCGAATACGGCATCGAAAAGATCGTGCGCGACCTGCGCGTGCACCAGATCCTCGAAGGCACCAATGAAATCATGCGGCTGATCGTATCGCGGAAATTGATCGAGGGCGCGCGATGA